One genomic window of Medicago truncatula cultivar Jemalong A17 chromosome 1, MtrunA17r5.0-ANR, whole genome shotgun sequence includes the following:
- the LOC11407510 gene encoding glutamate--tRNA ligase, cytoplasmic, whose product MDIKIKTLSFSAAAPPLAVIAASKLAGFSPSIDTSLPPDSAPTFLFSDGSKLPGAFVLLRHIGRTATLPNFYGQNAFQASQIDVLLEYAPVLSSGPAFENGCKYIDDYLEKRTFLVGYSLSIADLAIWAGLAGAGKRWESLRKSKKYQNLARWYNSIVAEHGTALNEVTATYIGKKGVGEPSATKPKDQPVVKDKVKNVNGDVSDNIKGGGKPSAEIDLPAAEVGKVRLRFAPEPSGYLHIGHSKAALLNKYFAERYQGQVILRFDDTNPAKESNEFVDNLIKDVETLGVKYERITYTSDYFPELMELAEKLISKGRAYVDDTPREQMQKERMDGIESQCRNHSVEENLKLWKEMIAGSERGLQCCVRGKLDMQDPNKSLRDPVYYRCNPMPHHRIGSKYKVYPTYDFACPFVDAHEGITHALRSSEYHDRNAQYYRIQADMGVTRVLIYEFSRLNMVYTLLSKRKLLWFVQNEKVESWDDPRFPTVQGIVRRGLKIEALIQFIVEQGASKNLNLMEWDKLWTINKKIIDPVCPRHTAVIADRRVLLTLTDGPEKSFVRIIPRHKKYEAAGNKATTYTKRIWIDYADAESVSAGEEVTLMDWGNAVVKEVEKDQDGNVTGLSGVLHLEGSVKTTKLKLTWLPELDELVSLTLMEFDYLITKKKLEEGEDFTDVLNPCTKKETLAYGDSNMRNLKRGEVLQLERKGYFRCDVPFVRPSKPIVLFAIPDGRQQTSLK is encoded by the exons ATggatatcaaaatcaaaacccttTCTTTCTCCGCCGCCGCGCCACCGTTAGCGGTGATCGCCGCATCCAAACTCGCCGGATTCTCTCCATCCATCGACACCTCCCTTCCTCCTGATTCCGCCCCCACGTTTCTCTTTTCCGACGG GTCGAAATTGCCTGGAGCATTTGTTCTTCTGCGTCACATTGGAAGAACTGCAACCCTTCCTAATTTCTATGGCCAAAATGCTTTTCAAGCTAGCCAg attgatgtATTGTTAGAGTATGCACCTGTACTCTCATCAGGCCCTGCTTTTGAAAATGGATGCAAGTATATTGATGACTACTTGGAGAAGCGTACATTTTTAGTTGGTTATTCGTTATCAATCGCAGATCTAGCTATCTGGGCAGGTCTTGCag GTGCTGGAAAGAGATGGGAAAGCTTGAGGAAATCAAAGAAATATCAAAATCTTGCACGATGGTACAATTCAATAGTTGCAGAACATGGTACTGCCTTAAACGAAGTCACAGCAACATATATTGGAAAAAAAGGAGTGGGAGAGCCATCTGCAACCAAGCCAAAAGACCAGCCAGTCGTCAAGGATAAAGTAAAGAATGTGAATGGGGATGTTTCTGATAACATTAAGGGAGGAGGCAAGCCTTCGGCAGAGATAGATCTTCCAGCTGCTGAAGTTGGAAAAGTTCGCTTGCGATTTGCACCTGAACCCAGTGGCTATCTTCACATTGGACACTCAAAAGCAGCTCTGTTGAACAAGTATTTTGCTGAACGATACCAAGGTCAGGTTATTTTGCGTTTCGATGATACAAATCCTGCTAAAGAAAGTAATGAATTTGTGGACAATTTGATAAAAGATGTTGAGACGTTGGGGGTCAAATATGAAAGAATTACATATACATCAGATTACTTCCCTGAGTTGATGGAACTGGCTGAAAAATTAATTAGCAAGGGTAGGGCGTATGTTGATGACACTCCACGTGAACAAATGCAAAAGGAGAGAATGGATGGCATAGAATCTCAATGCAGAAACCATAGTGTTGAGGAGAATTTGAAATTATGGAAGGAAATGATTGCAGGATCAGAGAGGGGTTTGCAGTGTTGTGTCCGTGGGAAGTTGGATATGCAAGATCCAAACAAATCACTCCGCGATCCTGTTTATTATCGTTGCAATCCAATGCCTCATCATAGAATTGGGTCCAAGTATAAAGTATATCCAACTTATGATTTTGCTTGTCCATTTGTTGATGCTCATGAAGGCATCACTCATGCCCTTCGGTCAAGTGAATACCATGATCGTAATGCTCAGTATTACAGGATTCAAGCGGACATGGGTGTTACGAGAGTTCTCATCTACGAATTTAGCCGGTTGAATATGGTCTACACTCTTCTCAGCAAACGAAAGCTTCTATGGTTTGTCCAAAATGAAAAAGTTGAATCATGGGATGATCCACGATTTCCTACAGTGCAAGGAATTGTGCGTAGAGGCTTGAAAATTGAAGCGCTAATCCAATTTATTGTTGAACAA GGGGCATCAAAAAATCTCAATCTCATGGAATGGGACAAGCTCTGGACCATCAATAAGAAGATTATTGACCCTGTATGTCCCAGACACACTGCTGTCATTGCGGATAGACGTGTATTGTTAACCCTCACTGATGGTCCTGAGAAATCATTTGTCCGCATCATACCTAGGCACAAAAAGTATGAAGCTGCTGGGAATAAAGCTACCACATATACAAAAAGGATATGGATTGACTATGCCGACGCAGAGTCTGTATCAGCAGGTGAGGAAGTAACCTTGATGGATTGGGGAAATGCCGTAGTAAAGGAAGTAGAGAAGGACCAAGATGGGAATGTCACAGGGTTAAGTGGTGTTTTACATCTTGAAGGATCTGTGAAGACCACAAAACTGAAGCTCACTTGGCTACCTGAGTTAGATGAATTAGTTAGCCTGACATTGATGGAGTTTGATTACCTCATTACGAAGAAAAAG CTTGAGGAAGGAGAGGATTTCACTGATGTGCTTAACCCTTGCACAAAAAAGGAGACTCTAGCATATGGAGACTCCAATATGCGAAATCTTAAGCGTGGAGAAGTATTGCAGCTGGAGAGAAAGGGATATTTTAGGTGTGATGTACCCTTCGTCCGGCCTTCGAAACCAATCGTGTTATTTGCAATCCCAGATGGCAGGCAGCAGACATCTTTGAagtaa
- the LOC11405950 gene encoding phytochrome A, giving the protein MSTTRPSQSSNNSGRSRNSARIIAQTTVDAKLHATFEESGSSFDYSSSVRVSGSVDGEHQPRSNKVTTAYLNTIQRGKQIQPFGCLLALDEKTCKVIAYSENAPEMLTMVSHAVPSVGDHPALGIGTDIRTIFTAPSASALQKALGFAEVSLLNPILVHCKTSGKPFYAIIHRVTGSLIIDFEPVKPYEVPMTAAGALQSYKLAAKAITRLQSLPSGSMERLCDTMVQEVFELTGYDRVMAYKFHEDDHGEVIAEVTKTGLEPYLGLHYPATDIPQAARFLFMKNKVRMIVDCHAKHVKVLQDEKLPFDLTLCGSTLRAPHSCHLQYMANMDSIASLVMAVVVNDSDEDGDSADAVLPQKKKRLWGLVVCHNTTPRFVPFPLRYACEFLAQVFAIHVNKEIELEFQILEKNILRTQTLLCDMLMRDAPLGIVSQSPNIMDLVKCDGAALLYRNKLWILGATPSEPQIREIALWMSEYHTDSTGLSTDSLSDAGFPGALKLNDTVCGMAAVRITSKDIVFWFRSHTAAEIRWGGAKHEPGEQDDGRKMHPRSSFKAFLEVVKARSIPWKDFEMDAIHSLQLILRNASKDTDMIDLNSKAINTRLNDLKIEGMQELEAVTSEMVRLIETATVPILAVDVDGMVNGWNIKISELTGLPVGEAIGKHLLTLVEDSSTDIVKKMLNLALQGQEEKNVQFEIKTHGSKTDCGPISLIVNACASRDLHENVVGVCFVAQDITAQKTVMDKFTRIEGDYKAIVQNPNQLIPPIFGTDEFGWCCEWNAAMIKITGWKREEVMDKMLLGEVFGTHMSCCRLKNQEAFVNFGIVLNKAMTGLETEKVPFGFLSRKGKYVECLLSVSKKIDAEGLVTGVFCFLQLASPELQQALHIQRLSEQTALKRLKVLTYMRRQIRNPLSGIVFSSKMLENTELGTEQKRIVNTSSQCQRQLSKILDDSDLDSIIDGYLDLEMAEFTLHEVLVTSLSQVMNRSNTRSIRIVNDVAEHIAMETLYGDSLRLQQVLADFLLISINSTPNGGQVVIAATLTKEQLGKSVHLVNLELSITHGGNGVAEAVLNQMFGNNGLESEEGISLHISRKLLKLMNGDVRYLKEAGKSSFILSVELAAAQKLRG; this is encoded by the exons ATGTCGACCACAAGGCCTAGCCAATCATCCAACAACTCAGGGAGATCAAGAAATAGTGCTAGGATTATTGCTCAGACGACGGTAGATGCAAAACTTCATGCAACTTTTGAGGAGTCTGGTAGTTCCTTTGACTACTCAAGTTCGGTGCGCGTCTCTGGCTCAGTTGATGGAGAGCATCAACCGAGGTCCAACAAAGTAACAACAGCTTACCTCAATACAATACAAAGAGGCAAGCAGATCCAGCCTTTTGGTTGCTTGCTAGCTTTAGACGAGAAAACGTGCAAGGTTATTGCATACAGTGAGAATGCACCCGAAATGCTGACCATGGTGAGTCATGCTGTCCCTAGTGTCGGTGACCACCCTGCCCTTGGCATTGGAACTGACATAAGAACTATCTTCACCGCACCGAGTGCTTCTGCGCTACAGAAGGCACTGGGATTTGCGGAGGTTTCGCTTCTTAACCCTATCCTTGTTCATTGCAAGACTTCTGGGAAGCCATTTTATGCGATCATTCACCGTGTTACAGGTAGTTTGATCATTGACTTTGAGCCAGTGAAGCCTTACGAAGTTCCCATGACTGCAGCAGGCGCATTACAGTCTTACAAACTTGCTGCTAAAGCAATTACAAGATTGCAATCTTTGCCTAGTGGCAGCATGGAAAGGCTTTGCGATACAATGGTTCAAGAAGTTTTTGAACTAACGGGTTATGACAGGGTGATGGCTTATAAATTTCACGAGGATGATCATGGGGAGGTGATTGCTGAGGTAACAAAGACAGGCCTAGAGCCATATCTAGGATTGCACTATCCGGCCACAGATATTCCCCAGGCTGCGCGCTTTTTATTTATGAAGAACAAGGTCCGTATGATAGTTGATTGTCACGCAAAACATGTGAAGGTTCTTCAAGACGAAAAACTCCCATTTGATTTGACTTTGTGTGGTTCGACCTTAAGGGCCCCACATAGTTGCCATTTGCAGTATATGGCTAACATGGATTCAATTGCTTCCTTGGTTATGGCTGTAGTAGTCAATGACAGCGATGAAGATGGAGATAGCGCTGATGCAGTTCTCccacaaaagaaaaagagactTTGGGGTTTGGTAGTTTGTCATAACACTACACCAAGGTTTGTTCCTTTTCCTCTAAGGTATGCTTGTGAATTTCTGGCTCAAGTATTTGCCATCCATGTGAACAAAGAAATAGAATTAGAATTTCAGATTCTTGAGAAGAATATCCTGCGCACACAGACGCTGTTGTGCGATATGCTGATGCGAGATGCACCCTTAGGTATTGTATCACAAAGCCCTAATATAATGGATCTAGTGAAATGTGATGGGGCTGCACTCTTGTATAGAAACAAGTTATGGATATTAGGAGCGACGCCGAGTGAACCTCAGATAAGAGAGATAGCTTTATGGATGTCCGAGTACCATACGGATTCGACTGGTTTGAGTACGGATAGCTTGTCTGATGCAGGGTTTCCAGGGGCTCTTAAACTTAATGATACTGTATGTGGAATGGCAGCTGTTAGAATAACTTCAAAAGACATAGTTTTCTGGTTTAGGTCGCACACCGCTGCAGAAATCCGATGGGGTGGTGCAAAGCATGAACCTGGCGAACAGGATGATGGTAGGAAGATGCATCCAAGATCATCATTTAAGGCTTTCCTCGAAGTTGTGAAGGCTAGGAGCATACCATGGAAAGACTTTGAAATGGATGCTATTCATTCGTTACAGTTAATACTGAGAAACGCGTCCAAAGATACAGATATGATTGATTTAAACTCAAAGGCAATCAATACAAGACTAAATGATTTGAAGATCGAAGGGATGCAGGAATTAGAAGCAGTGACAAGTGAGATGGTTCGATTAATTGAAACAGCAACAGTGCCTATTTTGGCAGTGGATGTTGATGGGATGGTCAATGGTTGGAATATCAAAATTTCCGAGTTGACAGGTCTTCCGGTTGGCGAAGCTATTGGAAAACATTTGCTCACACTTGTTGAGGATTCTTCAACGGATATAGTTAAGAAGATGCTTAATCTGGCACTACAGG GTCAAGAAGAGAAGAATGTTCAATTCGAGATCAAAACACACGGGTCTAAGACGGATTGCGGTCCTATTAGTTTGATAGTTAATGCTTGTGCAAGCAGGGATCTTCATGAAAATGTAGTGGGAGTTTGTTTTGTGGCCCAAGATATAACTGCTCAGAAGACAGTCATGGACAAATTCACCCGAATTGAAGGAGATTACAAGGCAATTGTACAGAACCCTAATCAATTAATCCCTCCTATATTCGGTACAGATGAATTTGGCTGGTGTTGTGAGTGGAATGCAGCTATGATAAAGATAACTGGATGGAAGCGAGAGGAGGTGATGGATAAAATGCTTCTAGGAGAGGTTTTCGGAACTCATATGTCTTGCTGTCGTCTAAAGAATCAAGAAGCTTTCGTTAATTTCGGCATTGTACTTAATAAAGCCATGACTGGTTTGGAAACAGAAAAGGTTCCTTTTGGTTTTCTCTCTCGGAAGGGAAAGTATGTAGAGTGCCTACTTTCTGTGAGTAAGAAAATAGATGCAGAGGGCCTAGTTACCGGGGTATTCTGTTTCTTGCAGCTAGCTAGCCCGGAGCTGCAACAAGCATTACATATTCAGCGCCTATCTGAACAAACCGCTCTCAAGAGACTGAAAGTATTAACTTATATGAGAAGGCAAATCAGGAATCCTTTGTCAGGGATTGTGTTTTCCAGTAAAATGTTGGAGAATACTGAGTTGGGAACTGAACAAAAACGAATTGTGAACACTAGTTCTCAGTGCCAGCGCCAGCTAAGCAAAATTCTCGATGACTCGGATCTAGACAGCATCATTGATGG GTACTTGGATCTCGAGATGGCTGAATTCACTCTGCATGAGGTACTGGTGACCTCTCTTAGTCAAGTCATGAATAGGAGTAACACAAGGAGTATCAGAATAGTGAATGATGTTGCGGAGCATATCGCGATGGAAACCTTGTATGGTGATAGTCTTAGACTTCAGCAGGTCTTGGCTGACTTCTTACTGATTTCCATCAATTCCACACCAAATGGAGGTCAGGTTGTTATAGCAGCCACTCTAACTAAAGAACAGTTAGGGAAATCTGTCCATCTTGTTAATTTGGAGCTCAG CATAACACATGGTGGAAATGGGGTGGCAGAAGCAGTGTTAAACCAGATGTTTGGAAATAATGGGCTAGAATCAGAGGAGGGTATTAGCCTACACATCAGTAGAAAATTGTTAAAGCTTATGAACGGCGATGTTCGTTATTTAAAAGAAGCAGGAAAATCATCTTTTATTCTATCTGTTGAACTTGCAGCAGCCCAAAAGTTGAGAGGTTAA